The Cicer arietinum cultivar CDC Frontier isolate Library 1 chromosome 1, Cicar.CDCFrontier_v2.0, whole genome shotgun sequence genome contains the following window.
ACGAAACAACCCATACTCGTAACGCAGCCCATAACTGCAAAATGAAGATCAATTCCATAAAAATCAACTGACAGCACCTGTTCTTAAGATAATAGGCATGATTGTTTTCAACACAAAGAGCAAAAATAAGCATACTTCTGTGTGCATGCACAGCTCCAGAATCATCCTGTTAGCGATACTTATACTAAATGTaagaaaacaatgaaaaatcaACTCCTAAATAGGATCTAATCCCATGCGGTGTTCAAGGCTTCATACGCATAATTATTACAGAAGCTAGTGCAAGTATTACTGATAATAAATAGCAGTCCCAAATTGCACCCACAAAAGTCCCAAATTCATGAAGTTTCAGGATAAAGAAAGAATATGGACAATGGCAATGATATAGAAATTTTGCTACCTAGACAATTGTTATTGGATATAAAAATAACACCATTTAGACATGGACAAGCTTTGAGGCATCATAGCAACTAAATGTGGCCTTAGAACAAAGAGCAGTAGATATTCAAACTTATAAAGCAAACTTCATAGTTCATTGCCCATATCTTTGTTTCAAACCAAAAAAACTGAGAACTGGAAACTGTGTggtgaaaatattaatttttcaaacatgttacgcaaattttattaaaaaacgcAACATAACACCATACCCCCATGCAGGATAGTCCAAAGTTGCTAATGAATCCATTTGGCATGCTGAAAAACGGGCAAGACCACCATTTCCTAGGGCCGCATCTCCTTCCTTATCAAGGAATTAACATACATGTATGTTAAGGATATAATAACCATCTCAATTGCTCTGAGATGATACAGCAACAACAGTAAATTGGAGAATACAAATATTAGATTAAACTTTAATAAGACCTGCTCAGCCAAAACATCAAACTCAAATCCAAGCTGGCTTAGGGCCTCAGCATATTGGTCTTGGATACCAAGATTGATGACACTATTTGACAAGGAACGACCTGATATCCAAAAAAATAGGTGCTTTTAAGCATTGGACACAAGAACAACTGTTGATTAACCATTCACCAAAGGAAGAAATGGCTCAGTatcaattttattgtttgaCTTGGCCATGACATGAATCTTAAAAGAAATTTTGGGCTGTTTAAGTTTCCTTCATATTTAAATCACTAGGGTCCTAAAATGTACTGATACTTTTATCGTATGACAACATAGTATGTGgtaatatattattaaactaTTGGGACCCTTAGTACTACGACTAGAGTTGCTACATTGTAAAAGATTTATTATAGTATGTCAACCATGTTTAGGGCATATCATTTTAAGTTACCCATGAGAAACTCAAGTGAGAGGAAGTACAGGCGCTTGGGTTTTGTCCTCTTGAAGTAAGTGTGAGTATCATGCCACCGTTCAATCAACCGATCTCGCACACTATGAGACAAAGCCTATAAATACAATTGCACAATCAATTTTCTGATGCCTTCGATAACCAACTAAAAATATGACTAACAGTAGaccgaaacacttttatatgTCAGTTGATGCCTTCGATAACCAACAAGACTGCAATCTCAGGATACCAAACAGATCAAATTTAATGCAATAAGAGGTgagtttaaataggaacattaCCTGATAGGCTTCATAATCATCAAAATTAAACCGTGATCTGGCCACAGTGTACTCAACATGATGAAGAATATCCTTTTGAAGACTAAAAGGATCGTTTTTCAGAAACCCGTCCATTAAGCTAAACATTCTCTCTGCTTTCGCCTTACGCTCTCCAAACCCTTCCACCAATCCAGCTCTCCTCACTACAATCCCTCGGTTCGCCGTGGACTTCACCACCGAAACAGTCCCGTCGCCGTCACCGCCGATCGCCTCCGCCAATGCACGTTTGATCCTCTCCAAattctccaagtcctcgatctTGTTCCCATGGGAATCAGTGACGAAGAATCTCTTGATGAAGAAATCGCCTTCGAATTCGACTATGGCTCTGTCGATGCTGAGACCAAGGACTTTGAAAACTCTGGTAATGACTTGGAGGAGACCGATCCGGTTCCGAGCTCGAATAACGAAGGCGGTGGAGTTGGCGGAATCGGAGTTGTCGACGGTGATAGTTGACGTGGAAGTGGAAGGAGTTGATTCGTTGGTGGAAGCTCGTAAACGGTAGTTCCGTGGAGCGGTGGGGAAGTGGACGGAAATTGGGGAGAAATGTGCGGGAGAGGAAAATGGAGGGAAGGAAGTGAGTAGATTTGGAAATGTGTGAGCATTAGTGAGGTGAGGAAACGAAATGGTATGCATTTTTTACTGGAAATTCAAAATGGAAAGGAAATGGATTGCAGTTGCATTTGCATTTGCATTTGCATTTGCATTTGCATTTGCATTTGTGGAGAAAAAGGGGAAGAAATGTTTACTTATTGAGAGTTGAGAGTGTGTAGTAATGAAATGGAAAGGAGAGAGGAGAAGGATAGAAGCGGGAAGGTTGTCATTCCAACTACCACACCGTTTTTATATTTGCAAATCTCAAAAGGGATTTACCTTTTCGAGAAAGGGGGCAAGGAGCTCATGCATTCACCTTGTCAGTGTAACCTCACGGGAAGGAAAATTATAACAACACATCCAACTGTGAATTTAACTTTAACTGGGATATGTTCAAGCAACTTTctcattctttattttaataatttaattcttaaatattatattaaaactttaacttatatattaatattttatttatatttaatattattataacttaaaatattaatttaaatattttaattagtattattatatattatttaacttaaattttaaatacttttaaatatgttCTATTAAATCTACTTgaaattattgatgattttattCTGTTACagatattttcttttctttgtaaccttattaaaaaattaaaataaatattgttacaTGTTTCAGTTATTGAGATGTTATTAGTcatgttatcataaaaataattaaaattaccactataaaagtaatcaaaattactatatttttttaaaaaaataataacatgaaaaataaagtaaaagatattaTTAATTGAAACTTAAGGAAAATAAATTGTGTGATGAAAGTTGTGAAAGTAAAATTAagcataaaaaaaacaaattgtcACAATTAATAAGAAAATGACTTTCAAATATAAACTCTATTGTTGTTAAATTGTCAAAGTATCATTACTTAATAAAGGAACCGTTGTTTCAAATTGACCCACTttgataaatgaatttgaacaaaactttaTTTGATCATAACTATGGTTGACAGTCAAACAAATTTTACAATAGTTGGAATTGTTCTAAGAACATCTCCAATTAGAGtgctattatttttcttttttaaggaTTACTTTCTATTAATTGTTCTCGTGAGATAATAACTAATATAGGTGGTTACtagtattttctcttttttcaaaggataaataatatgtatttgttattattattaaaaaaatttatataaaatcattatGAGTTTTATTTAGTAATTGTTTTAAGTGTTGAGTTAGAGCAATTAAATGTTTATtaagaattattattaaaaaatataaaatatatacatttgaATGTCACGTGAGACTCgtttaaacatttattttagaGATCCACACATTTAAGAGCATTCACAATAAGCACTCCAATTTAAATGGTCAAATAGATTCGAGTAcacatcatttattttaattttttctaaatatgtATAGTGTTTAATAAATATCATTCTCTCCAACTTAAActcttcaaaataaattattaaatagacctcaaaaataactatatatatcaATATGTTTCAAcaacacatttattttaatgtaatttattaaataaaaaaaaaaagagtgagAGAGAAATATGGTGTATCTATATAAACTATAGTCACTTTACTCTATAAACACGTCACATATTAAACAACACAATGAATATATCtaattagtataatatttattatgggAAACATCTCATTTGGAGatgctttatttattttttctaagaCTACCACATATTAGCCACCCCACAAaagattaaaagaaaaacagtGAATATCAAGGAAGGATAGCTATATAAggatttttttctctctcctcACTTCATTCgaattctatttaaaaatttatagtaaATTAATGATGAATAATTATTAGTAGTACTCGtttaataatcttttttttGAGGTGAAGACATTTGGTGCTTAAtacaaatttaagaaaaatataaattagtaatgtTTAAATGCGAGATCTACTTAGACACCCAAAAGTGAGTTGCACACTATTGTGAATGCTTTAAGCACAATTCATTCCAATAGGAGGTATTTCACTTAACAGATCACTATTTATTAGACACCATGGAGAAGAAAAAATGAATGGCTATTAAGAGGAAAATGACTCTACAATCACTTTCTGCAGACTTAATAAATTGTTAACCATATAAAATTATTGGTCAAATTTATTTAGTGAAAAAATGGAGGTGTTGGATTGgagaaatgaaatatttattaaatagtaatactaaaaaattataaatgaattatatatataactataaaATCTACTTATCCGCCCAAATTAGATAACCATCAATGATGATGCTCTAAATATACACGTGCTCCCAGTGGAGAAGTTATATAACCCATAGTCCTATAGTATATTTTGAGCAAATACATTTGcttcattttttcaattcattttttctatatttaagaATGGAGTAGTATAACTCTtggataattataaaaaaatacagtaaaaattaattttacacttattaaaaatataattaaatgtaattaatctTTATGACCTTGTAATAAATAACTTGTTTTAAACTACATACACCATCATCAAAAGTGTCATTCATATGATAAACAGATACTAAATTTGATCAAACGCAAATTGAGCgataaagaaaaaacaaaccATCAGCATATTGAAAAGATACTCACATAAAATAATACAAACATATCTTTCTCACATTACTCATAATTTTTCAATGGGATAGAAGATATTTAATCAAAGAGAAATTTTCAACAGATTGAgtctaacaaaaaatatttaatattcacaatttaataaatttaaatttttattggtgAAATATCTACATTTAATATCCGACGTGTCTTTAATAAGATTACCccttgttgaatttttttataaaaaactaaaaaaaaatatacaagtataattaattatatactaGATAAAATGAATAAGTCTAACTAGAATATTagttaactaactaactaaaatTAAGTGTTAACAATTTTTTGCAAGTTAGAAgtataactattaaaaaatatttcacacaTTCTATTGGTTTACTATTCTTCACTTTTATCTCTCACACCTTTTAAAGTATacgaaaaatattattatatctgtACTATTCGatagtcaaaattaaattttttttttgaaaattttaattaatataaaactttaaaaatgtaattttattaactttttaaatacgaatgaatgtaaaattttgaaatacaaattttttaaaagtttatttattttttaaatacgaataaatataaattttttaaaagtttaaaaaatatgaaactttaAATGAATGTGAATCtttcaaaatgtaattttttttaaaaagtttaattttcttttgaaatttttgataaatgtgaaatttttgaaataaaatttaaaaaatttgaataaatgtgatattttcaaagtaactttttcataattttaaaaaataaaaaatttgaataaacacaacttttgaaatattatatttataaaattctttaaaaaaaagcaaaaattttaaattgttaaaatattaataatttaaaattttaactattgAATAATAGAAGATAAAATAGCCTTTACTTGTGTTTCTGGAAGTGTGCGATTtagatttttctataaaaaaattactatttttatgtGAACCcaaatgtttaataaaaaaaataagtgaacCCAAATTGGATAGGATGCAGCGACGGAAATAAACAAAACGGTGAAGTTGTACATCATCTTTGAGTTCGAActtgaaattcaatttttgtattaaaaaaaacaacgtTTGTGGGTCCATTGAAATACAGGTGGCACATTAAAGCACAATATTGTACCAGAAAACTCGTCCAAATATGCTAGAAACTTCTACGGTATTCTGGTCTTGTAAAGTTCATTAACACACCTTCCAGATAAATCCTCTCCTTCTCATTCTTTAGCTACTAATATTCATTGCAACTGAATTGTGATAAATTCTTTCAAACCATATCGAAGAGCAAATTAAGTTACAACAGAATCAAAAGCATGGGGGTGGATTACTATAAGATTTTGAACGTTGACAAGAATGCGACAGATGAAGAGTTGAAGAAAGCATATAGAAAGCTTGCCATGAAATGGCACCCTGATAAGAACCCCAACAATAAGAAAGAAGCTGAGACCAAATTCAAACAGATTTCCGAAGCCTACGAGGTATGTAAAGAACAAAACTTCCTACTTCATTCAAGTCATTCATGTTTCTACCTTCATTTCAATTATTAGAATATTGATATCTTAATATGAAACATTTGACATgtataattacattcaattgtgtcggaatattttttaataaaattattttttctttttaaaattagaatttaaaacttttgCGTATAGAATtagtttttaacaatttttttattatttttttaacaggaatgtattaaaaaataaattattttcagtcAGAATCAATTTTTGTCACCGTATAATTAACACACTCTTAGCATAGAAATTTGACATTCtaaaaatttgtttgtttttgatGTTGAAGGTTCTAAGTGATCCACAAAAGAGAGCAATATATGATCAATATGGAGAAGAAGGGCTTAAAGGGCAAGTGCCACCACCTTCAGATGCTGGTGGTGCTTCATTCTTCCAAAGTGGAGATGGCCCAACAACATTTAGGTTCAATCCAAGAAACGCCGACGAAATCTTTGCCGAGTTTTTCGGGTTTTCGAGCCCATTTGGAGGTGGAAGTGGAATGAAAGGTGGGTCTAGATCCTTTGGTGGAATGTTTGGTGATAATGTATTTTCTTCATTTGATGAAGGTCATAGGTCTATGCGTCAAGGTCCTCGCAAGGCACCTCCTATTGAAAATGCATTGCCTTGTAGCCTTGAGGATCTTTATAAAGGGACCACTAAAAAGATGAAGATCTCAAGGCAAATTGCAGATGCAAGTGGGTAAGTACTCTCTTTGCTTAACATTTCAATCTATTAATACAATGTGAACTTTTAACAGTTAACTAAGTTTCATGACATATAATTTTGAAGTATAGTATATAGTTCTAATTAATAAGTTTACATCTTAAATTTAGGAAAAATATAAGTCTACTTGAATACATAGAAGGGCTAAATAgaatctttaaaattgaaatcCTTATCTTACTATATGGTTTTGTGATGTTgagttaaattcaaaatttaagatGGTATTAGAATTCATCCTAAATTCTCAATAATTTGGCGTGAACTAACTTGATAATATCCTAGCTTGTTTTGTAGGGTCGGGTTAGACtcgaattttaaattttaagaccAATTTAATGTGTCATAaggtccatttttgttcataTAAGTAAATATTTGTTGTAATTTGTTAGTATGTGATATTAGTAGTCAGGTTTTGAATGTCAAACCTTTTTTATCAAACTCCTTTGAGTATTTCAGCTCAACCATTTGAGACATGCCTTGGGGACATAAGGTCCATTTTGTTGAGTGGTTCATATTTGCTAATATGCGGGTAGACGCTCAAGTGTTGCATAGAGCTGAAAGCGCAACAAAGCTTTGCACTCTATAGAATAGAAAACTACAACAGTCACTTTGAAGTTTGGAGAGATAGACACAATTGACCGAATTATGTGATCAATTGTCGCatgtttttgtgtttatttatttgcttTATAGTTGTGTTTGATCTTCCAAGTTATAACACATTTTTAGCTGAGTTTTTCTACtggtttaattaaatttgtctGCCTACTTATCTGTTTTTGCAGGAAAACTTTACCTGTGGAGGAAATCCTAACAATTGAAATCAAACCAGGATGGAAAAAGGGGACAAAAATCACATTCCCTGAGAAAGGAAATGAACAGCCAAATGTGATAGCATCAGATCTTACATTCATTATTGATGAGAAACCACACACTGTATTCACAAGAGACGGTAACGATCTAGTTGCAACGCAGAAGATATCGCTAGCAGAAGCTTTAACAGGCTACACCGTTCGACTCACAACACTAGATGGCAGAGTTCTTACCATTCCTATAAACAATGTGATTCATCCAAACTATGAAGAAGTTGTTCCAAGGGAAGGTATGCCAATTCCAAAAGATCCTTCAAAGAAGGGCAATCTTAGAATCAAATTCAACATCAAGTTTCCAACAAGGTTGACATCAGAACAGAAAGTTGGAATCAAGAAACTTCTGGCTCCATAGTGGACTCACAATCAAGTCATGTGAAGTGTGTATAGTTACACTTCTTCCAATATGCTCTTAGTTTTGTTACTCCTCAACTATTTTGTAggatttttctttatttgtttatgGAGTTTGTGTATGATATGATGCACACTCTCAAGGTTGAGGAATCACATTTTGAACCAAATAGTTGATTTAGAGTCCCTCAAATTGATATGGTTTGAAGTATGCATTGTTGAAACTTTTTACATgaaatttatgtaattaatttgaaaatgaaaatgtaaaatcctATCAATTGAAATCTAAATTTAATACGAGAAGATGTATACAAAGTATACCATATCAGGTCGTCGGTGCATTATTATTGTGTTCCTTTCAGATTCAGACAATTCCTTTTCACTCTATACATATCTATCCAATCTTTTCAACTCGTGCATCGCGtggaaatatgatataaat
Protein-coding sequences here:
- the LOC101509537 gene encoding uncharacterized protein: MGVDYYKILNVDKNATDEELKKAYRKLAMKWHPDKNPNNKKEAETKFKQISEAYEVLSDPQKRAIYDQYGEEGLKGQVPPPSDAGGASFFQSGDGPTTFRFNPRNADEIFAEFFGFSSPFGGGSGMKGGSRSFGGMFGDNVFSSFDEGHRSMRQGPRKAPPIENALPCSLEDLYKGTTKKMKISRQIADASGKTLPVEEILTIEIKPGWKKGTKITFPEKGNEQPNVIASDLTFIIDEKPHTVFTRDGNDLVATQKISLAEALTGYTVRLTTLDGRVLTIPINNVIHPNYEEVVPREGMPIPKDPSKKGNLRIKFNIKFPTRLTSEQKVGIKKLLAP